TCATGGCCAGGTTCTGCGGCACGAGCCAGAGCCCGGCCTCCAGCGGGGACAGCGCCTGGACGGTCTGCAGGTACTGGGTGGCCATCAGCGTCGTCCCGGCCATCACGACGCCGGCGAGCAGCATGGTCCCGAGTGTGGTGGCGAAGGCCCGGTTCGCGAACAGCCGCAGGTCCAGCAGGGGGTCGGCGAGGCGGCGCTGCCGCCGTACGAACACCACGCCGAACGCGGCCCCCACCACGATCGCCGCCACGGGCACCGCGTGCCAGCCGCTCCTGGCGATCTCCTTGAGCCCGTACACGACCGGCAGGATGGTCGCGAGCGACAGAGCCACACTGGCCAGGTCGAGCCGCCCGGCGCCGGGGTCGCGGTACTCGGGCAGCAGCGCCGGCGCGGCCCCCAGCACCAGCACCATGAACGGCACCCCCATCAGGAACGCCGACCCCCACCAGAAGTGCTCGAGCAGCGCCCCGCCCACCAGCGGCCCGACCGCCATGCCCAGCATGAAGCAGCCGTACCAGAGCGCGATCGCGGTCCCCATCTGCTTGCCGTCCCGGAACATGTTCCTGATCAGCGCCATCGACGACGGCAGCAGCGTCGCCCCGGCGATGCCGAGCAGCGCCCGCGCGGCGATCAGCATCTCGGCGCTCACTGAGTACGCGGCCAGCACGGAGGCGGTCCCGAACGCCGCCGCCCCGACCATCAGGAGCTTGCGCCGCCCGATCCTGTCGCCCAGCGTTCCCATGGTGACCAGGAACCCGGCCAGCATGAACGAGTACACGTCCATGATCCAGAGCTGCTGCGGCGCGCTGGCCCCGAGGTCGGCGCTGAGGTGCGGAAGCGCCAGGAAGAGCACGCTGACGTCGATGGAGAGCAGCAGGGCCACGGAGGCGAGTACGGCCAGGCCGGTCCATTCCCGGCGGCCCGCGAGTGTGCCAGTGGTTGTGCCGGTGAGTGTGCTGGTGTTCATCTCGTTTCCCCTTTCAGCTGCCTCCACAGTGCGGTAAGGGGCTTCCGGTGTTCTTTCCGCGGGCTTAAGACCGCACATAAGGTGACGAGCATGCGTTTTGGGGTGCTGGGCCCGCTGGCCGTGTGGACGGACTCAGGCGAGAGCGTCACGATTCCGGGGCTCAAGGTACGCGCGCTCCTCGTGGACCTGCTCGTCCACGAGGGCCATCCGGTGTCCGTGGACCGGCTGGTCGACGATCTGTGGGGCGAGGAGCCGCCGGGCAACCCGGCCGGCGCGCTGCAGGTGCGGGTCTCGCAGCTGCGCAAGGCGTTCGAGGACGCCGAGCCCGGCGGCAAGAACCTCGTCGTCTCCCGAGCCCCGGGCTACCTGCTGCGCAACGAGGACGGCGCCGTGGACGCCGCGCGCTTCGCCGCCCTGCTGGGCCGGGCCGAGGCCGCCGACAGCCCGCGGACCAAGGCGGGGCTGCTGGCCGACGCGCTGGCACTGTGGCGGGGGCCCGCGTACGCCGACTTCGCCGACGAGGAGTACACCAGGTCGGCCGTACTGCGCCTGGAGGAGCAGCGGCTGTCGGCGCTGGAGCAGCACGCCGAGGCGCGGCTGGAGCTGGGCGAGCACGGGCTGCTCGTGGGCGAGCTGGGCGACCTGGTGGCCAGGCATCCGCTCAGGGAACGGCTGCGCGCCGTCCACATGCGTGCCCTCTACCGCGCGGGCCGCCAGAGCGAGGCGCTGGCCTCCTACGCCGAGCTGCGGGACCGGCTGGCCGACGAGCTCGGCCTCGACCCCGGGCCCGAGCTGGTCGCGCTCCACCAGGCGATACTCGGGCAGGACCCCGCGCTGAGCGTGCCCGCCGACCGCCCCGTCACGAACCTGCCCGCCTCCGTCAGCAAGCTCATCGGCAGGGACGAGGCGCTGGCCGAGGTCTGCGCGCTGGTGGGCGAGGAGCGGCTGGTGACGCTCACCGGCAGCGGCGGGGTGGGCAAGACCAGGCTGGCGCTGGAGGCCGCGAACCGGCTGGTGGACGGGTTCGCGGACGGCGCCTGGCTGGTAGCGCTCGACCAGGCGTCCCGCTCCCCCGCGGAGGCCGTCATGGCCGCCTTGGACATCCGCGAGGACGCCACCGCGCCAGCTTCCCCTGGGGCCTCCCCAGGCGACGCCGACCGCGCGCTCGCGGAGCGGCTCGCCGCGGCGCTCAGGGCCAGGCGGATGCTGCTGGTGCTGGACAACTGCGAGCACGTGGTCGAGCAGGTCGCCGAGCTGGCCGCGACGCTGCTGCGGGCCTGCCCCGAGCTGCGGATCCTGGCCACGAGCAGGGAGCCGCTGGCCGTGGCCGGCGAGGTGCTGTGGAGCGTGCCTCCGCTGGACGTGCCCGGCAGCGCCGACCTGGCGGTGATGGCGCGCTCCGACGCGGTCCGGCTCTTCGTGACCAGAGCCGCCGCCTCCGCCCGCGGGTTCGCGCTCGACGCGGGCAACGCGCAGGCCGTCGCGCAGCTCTGCAGGCGGCTGGACGGCATCCCGCTGGCGCTGGAGCTGGCCGCGACCCGGGTGCGGGCCCTCGGCGTCCACGGCGTGGTGGCCAGGCTGGACGACCGGTTCCGGCTGCTGGCCTCGGGGCAGCGCGGTGCGCCCGCCCGCCAGCAGACGCTCACCGCGGTGATCGACTGGAGCTGGGACCTGCTGTCCGACGAGGAGCGCCGCGTCCTGCGCCGCCTCGCCGTACACGCCGACGGCTGCACCCTGGAGGCCGCCGAGTCCGTGTGCGACGCGTCCGAGCTCGATGTGCTCGACCTGCTGGTCCGCCTGGTCGACCGCTCGCTCGTGGTCGTCGCCGACGCCCACGCGGGCGTCAGGTACCGGCTGCTCGAATCGGTCTCCGAGTACTGCAGGGAGAGGCTGGCCGACGCGGGCGAGCTCGATCGGGTACGCCTCGCGCACCTCCACCACTACCTGGAGCTGGCCGTACGGGCCGAGCCGGAGCTGTACGGGCACGAGCAGCGGGAGTGGCTGCTGCGCCTGGACGCGGAGGCCGCGAACATGCGGGCCGCGCTCGACACGGCGGTCGCCCGGCAGGACGCCGACAGCGCGGCCCGGCTGGTCAACGCGCTCGCCTGGTACTGGTTCCTGCGCGGCAGGCTGGCCGAGGGCAGGCGGTCGATGGCGACCGCGCTGTCCGTCCCGGGCGACCCCTCACCCGTCAGGGCCAGGGCGGCGGCGTGGGAGGCCGGGTTCGCTCTCATGGTGGGCGAGCAGGTCGCGTGGGAGCACGTGCTGAAGGCGGTCGAGGACCCGGGCGAACGGGCCAGGGCCGAGCTGTTCGTCGGTATGCACATACAGGACATGCCGACGGCTCAGGAGCTGACGCGCCGGGCGCTGGTCACGTTCAGGGAGCTCGGCGATCGGTGGGGCGTCGCGGCGGCGCTCGCCAGACAGGCCAGGGACGCGTTCACGACGCGGGACATCGAGGCGCTGGAGCGGATCGGTGAGGAGAGCGCGCGGCTGTTCACCGAGCTGGGCGACCGCTGGGGGCTGCTGCAGGCCACGGCGTGGCTGGCGTCTTTGGCCGAGATGGCGACCGACGCGGAGCGGGCCAACCGGCTGTTCGGCGAGGGGCTGCGGATGGCCGAGGACCTGGGGCTGTGGCCGGAGGTCTCCACGCGCATCGCCTGGCTCGGCTGGATCGCGTTGCAGAGCGGCGAGTACGAGCGCGGCATGGAGTTCTGCGAGCGCGCCATGAAGCTGGCCGAGAGCCAGGGCTACAAGGAGGGCACGATCATGGGCCAGATGGGTCTGGCCTTCGCCGCGCGCCGGGCCGGCCGGCTGGACCTGGCCGAGACCCACCTGCGCCAACTGGTCGAAGGGGTGCCGCGCGGCCCGGACGTGGAGCCCGCCGTGCACCTGCCGGACACGCTCATCGAGCTGGGCTTCCTGCTGGAGCTGCGCGGCGACCCGGAGGCGGCCATGGACCTGCACGTGGAGGCGCTGGCCGCCGCCCACAGGATCGGCGACCCCAGGACGATGGCGTGGGCCGTCGAGGGCGTGGCCTCGGCCGCCGGGCCGACCGAGAAGGCGGCCATGCTGCTGGGGCTGGCGGCCGCGGCCAGGGAGCGCAACCAGACTCCCGCGGGGGCGGCCGAGCGGGCCGACATCGAGCGGGTGACGGCGAGGGTACGCGACGCGCTCGGGGAGAACGCCTTCGCGGCCGCGTACCAGGAAGGCGCCTCCCTCAAGCTCGACCAGGCCGCGGACCTGCTGTGACAGCTACGCGGCAAGGTGCTCGGCCAGCCGGTCGAAGAACTCGATCCAGCCCGCCTTGGCCTGCTCGGCGTGCTGGGGGTCGGTGTTGACGCCGTACTGGTGGAAGCGCATCTCCGTCCCGCCGTCCGCCTCGGTGAAGTCGATCGTGACCACCGACGCCGGCCCGTCGCCGGGATTGTCCGGGTCCCCCGTGGTGAACACCAGCCGCTCCGGCCCTTTCACCTCGCGGTAGGTGCCGTTCAGCGTGGCCTCGAACCCGTCCTCCCCGACCAGCGTGGCGCGCCAGACGCCGCCCGGCCGGGCGTCCAGCGTGATCCGGCCGACCGGCGTGGTCAGCATCCGGGGGCCGAACCACCGTGAGAAGCGCTCGGGGTCGGTCCAGGCGGCCCACACCAGCTCGCGGGGGGCGGCGTAGGGGCGGATGATCTCGTACTCTGCGGTCTGCGTCGTCATGTCCCCAGAGTGCGGGACCGGCCTTCAGATCCTCTTCTCATGGTCTTAAGGTCGGGTGCATGAGGATCATTCGCGCCGCGAAGGTGCTCACCGGACATCCCGGAGAGGTGATCGCGGGCGGCGAGGTCCTCATCGACGGCTCCACGATCGTCTCCGTGGGGCCGCGCGGCAGCGGCGGCGACGCCGCCGAGATCGTCGACCTGCCGGGCCACACGGTCCTGCCCGGGCTGATCGACGCGCACGTGCACCTGGGGTTCGACGCCAAGGTGGACCCGCTGACGCGGCGCAGCCCCGAGAGCGACCACCACCTGCTGTTACGCATGGCGGAGAACGCGCGCAAGCTCGTCTCCGCGGGCGTCACGACCTGCCGCGACCTCGGCTCGCGCGGCTTCCTCGACCTGGCGCTGCGCGACGCCGTCGAGGAGGGCCTCGCCGTCGGCCCGCACATCGTGGCCGCGACCAGGCCGATCACGATCACCGGCGGCCACTGCTGGTACATGGGCGGCGAGGCCGACGACGAGCCCGCCGTCCGCCGCGTCGCCAGGGAGAACCTCCGGGCGGGCGCCGACTGCCTGAAGGTGATGGCGTCGGGCGGGCTGATGACGCCGGGCGCGCCGCCGAGCTGGGCGCAGCAGTACGGCACCGACCTGCTCAAGGCCGTCGTGGAGGAGGCCGCGTCACGCGGCAAGGGCGTCGCGGCGCACGCCCACGCGCACGCGTCGATCCGCAGCTGCGTCGAGGCGGGCGTCACGACCATCGAGCACTGCACGTTCTTCACGCCGTCGGGGCACGAGTTCGACGCCGAGCTGGCCGATCTGGTCGCGGCGAGCGGCACGTACGTGTGCCCCACCGTGCACGGCTCGCTCTGGCGGATGCGCGAGAGCCACGGGCCCGAGATGCTCGACGCCTGGCTGAACAGCGTGGCCGCCATGCGGGAGGCCGGGATCCGGCTCATCGCGGGGACCGACGCCGGGTTCGCCTCGGCCGGCGTGGCCAACCCCACCGACGGGTACGTCGGCGGCCTGGAGGTGTTCGCGCAGGTCGGCTACGGCAACGCGGAGATCGTCGAGCTGGCCACCGTGCGCGCCGCCGACGCCTGCGGAGTGGGCGAGGTGACCGGCAGCCTGGAGGCGGGCAAGCGGGCCGACCTCATCGCGGTCGCGGGCGACCCGCTCACCCGCCTGGCCGACCTGCGCAATCTCACCCTGGTCCTGGTCTCCGGCCGCGCTGTCACGCAGGCGGGCGTGGACACGGTGACCCCGTCCGTCGGCTGAGCCGATCGAGAGGATTCTTCATGCTGCCCTGGTCCGCCGAGCTGGCCGGCCGCCTCGACCATGACGTCATCGACAGCGCCCTGCTGCGCGGCAATCCCCTGGGTGACCCGCACGAGCGCCCGGTGCTGGTGTATGTCCCGCCGGGGTACGACGACGAGCCCGGTCGCCGCTACCCCTCGATCTACGTGCTGCTCGGCTACACCGGCCACGTCGCCATGTGGCTGAACCGGGCGCCGTTCCGCCGGCCGTACCCGGAGCTCGCCGACGCCGTGTTCGCCTCCGGGGAGGCGGAGCCCGCGATCGTCGTGTACGTCGACGCGTGGACGGCGCTCGGCGGCAGCCAGTATCTCGACTCCCCCGCCACCGGCCGCTACCACTCCTACCTGCGCGACGAGGTCGTCCCGTGGGTGGACGCCCGCTACCGCACGATCGCCGACCGCGACCACCGCGCGGTCACCGGCAAGTCGAGCGGCGGCTACGGCGCCATGGTGACGGCCATGCTGGCGCCAGACGTCTTCGGGGCGCTGGCCACCCATGCCGGTGACGCGCTGTTCGAGGTCAGCAACCGCAGCTCGTTCCCCGAGCTGGCGCGCAGGCTGCGCGACATGTACGACGGCTCGTACGACACGTTCCTCGCCGACTTCCGCGGCCGCCTGGCCGGGACCAAGGAGGGGGATCTGGACCTGCTGGAGATGTACGCGTACTCGGCGGCGTACTCGGCCGACCCCGACGGGACCGTGCGCGTGCCCTTCGACGACACGGGCGCGGTGGTGCCGGAGGTGTGGTCGCGCTGGCTCGCCCGCGACCCGGTCGTGATGGCCGGGGAGCCCCGCTACGCGGAGGCCCTGCGTTCGATGCGCGCGATCTGGGTGGACGCCGGGAACAAGGACGAGTACTTCCTGGACTTCGGGGCGGTGGCGTTCCGCCGGGCGCTGGAGGCGGCGGGCGTACCGGACGAGAAGATCTACTTCGAGCTCTTCGACGCCGGGCACGGCGCCATCGAATACCGCTATCCGCTCGCCCTGGCCTGGCTATCCCGTCGCCTGAGCCCCTGACGAGCTCCTGACACCAGCGATGATCAACTCCAGGCCCGCACGGAAGGCGGCGTCGCGCTGCTCCTTGGGCCAGTGGCCGACCTTGCGGGCCTGCTCCTCGGTCGTGTAGCCGTTGACGTAGGCCATGACGGTGTCCACGGCCACCGGAGCCAGCTCCGCCGGGATGCCCGCGGCGGCCAGGGCGGCGATGAGGCCGTGGAAGGCGGCCACGGCCTCGTCCCCCGGGTGCTGGAACGTCGAGAGCAGGCGAGCCCCGTCCCGGTGGGCCAGCATGAGCTCGCGGATGCCGATGGCCATCATGCGCAGCCGCTCGTCCCAGGGTCCTTCGAGCGGCGGGGCGGCACCGTCGGGCGGGGTCACGAGGTGCGCGACCATGGCGTCCAGCAGCGCCTGCTTGCTGGGGTAATGCCGATACAGCGCACCGGCCTGCACCCCCAGCCTGCCGGCCAGGCGGCGCATGGTCAGCCCGTCGAGGCCGACCTCGTCGAGCAGCTCGATCGCCGCCTGCAGGACCTGCCCGCGCCGCTCCCCCATGTGAACTCCTTGACAACCCGGCTCCGCGTACGTGAACAATGTACACGTGAACGTTGTTCACGTCGGATCGGGAGGGATGGACATGAACGGACAGCGGGTACTGATCGCGGGGGCGGGCCTCGGCGGGCTGACGCTGGCGCACGGGCTCTTACGCGCGGGCGTCGACGTACACGTGTACGAGGCCGACGACGGCAGCGGCGAGCGCTTCCAGGGCTACCGGATCGGGCTGTCGCCGCTCGGCTGGGAGGGGCTGCGCGCGTGTCTGCCGGAGCGGCTGTACGAGCTGGCGGAGGCGACCAGCGGCAGCCTGGACGGGCCTGGCCTGCTCTTCGACGAGCACCTCACGCTGCTCAGCCGTGACCTGCCCGGTCCCGACGAGGCCAGGGCGGTCGACCGGCAGGTGCTGCGGCGGATCCTGCTCAGCGGCCTCGGCGGCCGGGTCACCCACGGCAAGCGCCTGACCGGCGTCGAGGAAGCCGAAGGGACCGTGACGGCCCGCTTCGCCGACGGCACGCAGGCCGTGGGGGACGTGCTGGTGGGAGCCGAGGGCAGCAACTCGGTGGTCCGCCGCCATGTGGCCCCCGAGGTGGGCTACGTCGACACCG
This genomic interval from Nonomuraea helvata contains the following:
- a CDS encoding MFS transporter codes for the protein MNTSTLTGTTTGTLAGRREWTGLAVLASVALLLSIDVSVLFLALPHLSADLGASAPQQLWIMDVYSFMLAGFLVTMGTLGDRIGRRKLLMVGAAAFGTASVLAAYSVSAEMLIAARALLGIAGATLLPSSMALIRNMFRDGKQMGTAIALWYGCFMLGMAVGPLVGGALLEHFWWGSAFLMGVPFMVLVLGAAPALLPEYRDPGAGRLDLASVALSLATILPVVYGLKEIARSGWHAVPVAAIVVGAAFGVVFVRRQRRLADPLLDLRLFANRAFATTLGTMLLAGVVMAGTTLMATQYLQTVQALSPLEAGLWLVPQNLAMIVALSLAPALARRLGVAYVMAGGFAVGAVGLFLHTQVPSVGGTGLVVAGLVLASAGVALPMGVGNGVIMTAAPAEKAGSAASLSETSGEFGVAVGVAALGSLGTAVYRGRLPEHLPVEAARESITAAVTAAKDLPGLLDLARAAFTTGLNTVAAISAVTFLGLAAITLVALRRHNPTT
- a CDS encoding BTAD domain-containing putative transcriptional regulator — protein: MRFGVLGPLAVWTDSGESVTIPGLKVRALLVDLLVHEGHPVSVDRLVDDLWGEEPPGNPAGALQVRVSQLRKAFEDAEPGGKNLVVSRAPGYLLRNEDGAVDAARFAALLGRAEAADSPRTKAGLLADALALWRGPAYADFADEEYTRSAVLRLEEQRLSALEQHAEARLELGEHGLLVGELGDLVARHPLRERLRAVHMRALYRAGRQSEALASYAELRDRLADELGLDPGPELVALHQAILGQDPALSVPADRPVTNLPASVSKLIGRDEALAEVCALVGEERLVTLTGSGGVGKTRLALEAANRLVDGFADGAWLVALDQASRSPAEAVMAALDIREDATAPASPGASPGDADRALAERLAAALRARRMLLVLDNCEHVVEQVAELAATLLRACPELRILATSREPLAVAGEVLWSVPPLDVPGSADLAVMARSDAVRLFVTRAAASARGFALDAGNAQAVAQLCRRLDGIPLALELAATRVRALGVHGVVARLDDRFRLLASGQRGAPARQQTLTAVIDWSWDLLSDEERRVLRRLAVHADGCTLEAAESVCDASELDVLDLLVRLVDRSLVVVADAHAGVRYRLLESVSEYCRERLADAGELDRVRLAHLHHYLELAVRAEPELYGHEQREWLLRLDAEAANMRAALDTAVARQDADSAARLVNALAWYWFLRGRLAEGRRSMATALSVPGDPSPVRARAAAWEAGFALMVGEQVAWEHVLKAVEDPGERARAELFVGMHIQDMPTAQELTRRALVTFRELGDRWGVAAALARQARDAFTTRDIEALERIGEESARLFTELGDRWGLLQATAWLASLAEMATDAERANRLFGEGLRMAEDLGLWPEVSTRIAWLGWIALQSGEYERGMEFCERAMKLAESQGYKEGTIMGQMGLAFAARRAGRLDLAETHLRQLVEGVPRGPDVEPAVHLPDTLIELGFLLELRGDPEAAMDLHVEALAAAHRIGDPRTMAWAVEGVASAAGPTEKAAMLLGLAAAARERNQTPAGAAERADIERVTARVRDALGENAFAAAYQEGASLKLDQAADLL
- a CDS encoding SRPBCC domain-containing protein, with product MTTQTAEYEIIRPYAAPRELVWAAWTDPERFSRWFGPRMLTTPVGRITLDARPGGVWRATLVGEDGFEATLNGTYREVKGPERLVFTTGDPDNPGDGPASVVTIDFTEADGGTEMRFHQYGVNTDPQHAEQAKAGWIEFFDRLAEHLAA
- a CDS encoding amidohydrolase family protein; protein product: MRIIRAAKVLTGHPGEVIAGGEVLIDGSTIVSVGPRGSGGDAAEIVDLPGHTVLPGLIDAHVHLGFDAKVDPLTRRSPESDHHLLLRMAENARKLVSAGVTTCRDLGSRGFLDLALRDAVEEGLAVGPHIVAATRPITITGGHCWYMGGEADDEPAVRRVARENLRAGADCLKVMASGGLMTPGAPPSWAQQYGTDLLKAVVEEAASRGKGVAAHAHAHASIRSCVEAGVTTIEHCTFFTPSGHEFDAELADLVAASGTYVCPTVHGSLWRMRESHGPEMLDAWLNSVAAMREAGIRLIAGTDAGFASAGVANPTDGYVGGLEVFAQVGYGNAEIVELATVRAADACGVGEVTGSLEAGKRADLIAVAGDPLTRLADLRNLTLVLVSGRAVTQAGVDTVTPSVG
- a CDS encoding alpha/beta hydrolase, with amino-acid sequence MLPWSAELAGRLDHDVIDSALLRGNPLGDPHERPVLVYVPPGYDDEPGRRYPSIYVLLGYTGHVAMWLNRAPFRRPYPELADAVFASGEAEPAIVVYVDAWTALGGSQYLDSPATGRYHSYLRDEVVPWVDARYRTIADRDHRAVTGKSSGGYGAMVTAMLAPDVFGALATHAGDALFEVSNRSSFPELARRLRDMYDGSYDTFLADFRGRLAGTKEGDLDLLEMYAYSAAYSADPDGTVRVPFDDTGAVVPEVWSRWLARDPVVMAGEPRYAEALRSMRAIWVDAGNKDEYFLDFGAVAFRRALEAAGVPDEKIYFELFDAGHGAIEYRYPLALAWLSRRLSP
- a CDS encoding TetR/AcrR family transcriptional regulator C-terminal domain-containing protein; this translates as MGERRGQVLQAAIELLDEVGLDGLTMRRLAGRLGVQAGALYRHYPSKQALLDAMVAHLVTPPDGAAPPLEGPWDERLRMMAIGIRELMLAHRDGARLLSTFQHPGDEAVAAFHGLIAALAAAGIPAELAPVAVDTVMAYVNGYTTEEQARKVGHWPKEQRDAAFRAGLELIIAGVRSSSGAQATG